Within the Cloacibacillus sp. genome, the region TAAAACGTTACTTCATGACTGTATTAAAATGATACGCCATCTGACCCAAAAGTCAAGCTAATGTAATATGTTAAAGCGCGCGTGAACAGACGGAAGAAAAATCGCCGTTCATCTAATCTCCAAATGGTGTTACAATATCTGCAACTGTAATCATAGACACAAGAATCAAATGTATGGAGGAGTATATAAATGGCAAAGAACATTACGCCGAAGGAAAAAGATTATTCACAGTGGTATCTCGACGTCATCCGCGTCGCGGAGATGGCCGACTACGCGCCGGTGCGCGGCTGCATGGTGGTGCGCCCTACCGGTTACGCAGTCTGGGAGCAGATACAAAAATTTTTTGACGACGCCTTCAAAGAGACGGGACACGTGAACGCCTCGTTCCCGCTGCTCATCCCGCAGTCCTTCCTTTCAAAAGAGGCGGAGCACGTCGAGGGATTCGCCCCCGAATGCGCCGTTGTGACTCACGCCGGCGGCGAGGAGCTGGAAGAGCCTCTCATCGTTCGTCCCACCTCCGAGACCGTCATCGGCCACATGTACAGCAAATGGGTGCAGTCATGGCGCGACCTTCCCATACTCATCAACCAGTGGTGCAACGTCATGCGCTGGGAGAAGCGCCCTCGCCTCTTCCTGCGCACCTCTGAGTTCCTTTGGCAGGAGGGGCACACGGCACATGCCTCAAAAGAGGAGGCCGTAGCCGAGACGCTGCAGATGCTTGAGGTCTACCGCCGCATAATGACAGACTATCTCGCGCTGCCCGTGCTTGAGGGCGAAAAGACGGAAGGCGAGCGCTTCCCGGGCGCAGACAACACATACACCTGCGAGACGATGATGAGCGACAAAAAAGCTTTGCAGGCGGGCACCAGCCACTACCTCGGACAAAATTTCGCAAAGGCCTTCGAGATACAGTTCCAGAATAAAGACGGCGAGATGGAATTTGCATACACGACTAGCTGGGGCGTCTCAACGCGTCTTATCGGAGCACTCATAATGACGCATTCCGACAACGACGGCCTCATCCTGCCGCCGCGCATAGCGCCGGTCAAGGCCGTCATCCTTCCCATTTCGACTGACTACGCAAAAATAGAAAACGAAATAATGCCGAAGGCAGCGGAGCTTAAGGCCGAACTGAACAAGGCGCTTGGCGGACGCTTCGTCAATATCGACACGCAGTTCCACATGCGCCCAGGCGACCGTTTCTTCTCGCATCTGCAAAAGGGCGTGCCGCTTCGCCTTGAGCTCGGCGAAAGAGAGTTTGCCGCTGAAAAACTGCGCGCTGTGCGCCGCGACACAGGCGAAAAGCTTGAAATATCCTGGGCCGACGCGCCGACCGTCATCCCAGCTCTGCTTGAAGAGATACAGATGAACCTCTACAACCGCGCGCTGGAGTTCCGCAAGGCAAACACCCATTCCGCGGCGAACATGGAAGAGTTCAGGGAGCTGCTCGACAAAGAGGGCGGATTCATCGAAGTCTTCTTCGCCGGCGGCAAAGAAGACGAAAAGGCGATAAAAGAGGCCACAGGCGCAACCCCTCGCTGCTTCCCGATAGAGAGCCAGGACGAACGCGGACGCTGTTTCTACACCGGAAAAGAGGGCGCAAGAAAGGCGATATTCGCAAAGGCCTATTAAGAACAAACGGCAAACGACCGCCGCGGCGCGAGCCAACAGGCAACCGGCTAAGAGACGTTATTAGCAGTATCGCTCTTGCGGCGGCCTCTATACCAGCGTCATTTTGCGCGCCACAGAACCAACGCGCCGTCCGTCAATGAGCGGGCGGCGCGTTTACATAAGCGTTCAAACGGCGCCGTCTCTTGCGCGGGCTTCCATCCCGCTTCCAAACCTCTCTCACTCTCTTTATAAACAACTTCTCGCAAAGAAGAACAATGCAAGTCGGTTTTGACGCGGCGTTGTATTTATCTTTGCTTCTGTTATACTTGTTTGTATAACAGAGTGCATAATACCTTGAAAAATAAAAACGAGGTGGAAGAACGGTGAGAGTTATGAGAATAAAAGGTTGGTCGTTCTGGGGATTGCTGTTGCTGCTTTTTGCGTCGGTCATAGCGGCGGGAGGGTGCGGCGGTTCCGACAGCGCAAACGCGCCGGGAGATTTGGAAAATTTTAAAGTAGAGCAGACCATCACCTCGTCCGATTGGGACGCCCGTATACAGGAGATGTATGCTCAGCTTGCCGCCAGCAATAGCGGCGCCAACGCCGAAGGGTGGTCGGAGGTATTTAAGCGTTTGGGGGCTATGGAAAGCGTCGCGCATCTTACTGATTACTGCGACGGAGGCCTAAGCTCAATAAAGCTGGAATATTGGACCAAGAACGCTAAAGGCGATCTGGTGCAGGCCACCGCCGCGCTGTTTATTCCTAACTCTTCCCGTACCGCGTACAAAGCCCCGATCATCGCAATTCAGCATCCGACAGAGGTGATGCGCAAAAATTCTCCGTCGAAGATGGTGAATTACCCTTGGTATAATATTACGGACGCCGCGCAGGCGCAGATGCACCTTGCCGCCACGATAGCGCGGTGCGGATATATCGTTGTGCTGCCTGATTATCTCGGCATGGGCGACAATACCGACGTTCATCCATACTGTCACGAGCTGCTTGCCGACAGTGTAAGCGACGCTATAACCGCCGCCATCGCATTGGTCAAGGATTTCAAAGGAACTAATTCCGCTCTTCCTGCTGGATGGGATGAGAAGAAAATTATGCTGATGGGCTATTCCGAGGGAGCCTATGCCTCAATGATCGCCGCGAAGAAGATGCAGGCGGAGAAGAAGCTCCCCGTGACCGCCGTAGCGGCGCTCGACGGCCCCTATTCTCTTTCTGGGACAATGCGCGGCGTGATGCTTACGGCGGGCAAGGAGTTCACGTCCCCCTACTTTCTGCCATATTTTATGAACGCCTATGACGCCGTTTACGGCGCAAGCATACCAGAGGTGAAGTTTGATTTCACCGTTCGCAACGATAGTCCAAAATACGCGGATTATCCCGCCGAGCTGCGCAAAATGATGGACGGCAGCCACACTGACGCCGAGATCAACAGTCTGATGAAGGACGCCTTCGCTGACTATCATGGGCCGAGCACGATATTCTCGCAGAAATTCTTGGCGCTGCTTAAGGATGAGAGCGGCGTAGTCACCCAGACTATGAAAAAGAACAACAGCTTCTACAACTGGGCTCCGCTGATGCCTGTAAAAATGTACCATCATGTCAGCGACGACCTCGTGCCGCGCAAAAACATGGATGAGGCGCAAGCCGCCTTTCTTGCGGCTGGAGCGGCCCAAAAGGACATTATTACCGAGCCGTTTGACGGTTATGTAGAGATAGGCTCCAGTATTCATGAAAAGGCGTTTCTCATTGCATTCCTCAGAGCTGTTTATTGGCTTGACAACTACGGATACGGCGGACGATTCAAAGAATGACCGCAGAAAGGCATCAACGCAGGCGCAGCCGTCATGCGTAGACCCTGACGGAGCTTCCCGCGTCTCTGTCTTTTGTCACTATTATCTGTTTGTCTATTTTTTCCTTTAATTCCGCTACGTGCGAGATGATGCCTACGAGGCGTCCGCCGCCGCTTAGGGCGGAGAGCGCCTTTAAGGCGCTTTCCAGCGAGCTTTCGTCAAGAGAGCCGAAGCCTTCGTCAACAAAGAGCGTATCAAGGCGCACTCCTCCGGTCTTTTGCTGTATCTCGTCCGCGAGGCCGAGCGCAAGAGAGAGCGAAGCCATGAACGCTTCTCCGCCGGAGAGAGTTTTCACGCTCCTGCGGCTGCCGTTGTAGTGGTCGACGACGTCGAGGTCGAGGCCTATCTTGCCTCTTTGCGGGCTTTCCTCCACTCTGCGTTTCAGTTCGTAATGAGCGCCGGACATTATCATTAGCCTCAAGTTGGCGCGCTCTATTATCCTGTCGAAATAGGCTGTCTGAACGTAGGTCTCAAGCATTATTCGCGGTTTCTTTGAAAGAGCGCCGTTTGCGGTCTCCGAAAGCGGAGCTACGAGCGCCCTTTTTGCTTCCGCCGCAGCGGCGAGGCCAGCCGCCTGTCGGATGGAGGCGGCCGCTCTTCTGTTGCCGCGAAGACGCGCCGCCGTCTCGTCGCGCAGTTTTGAGGCGGAGGCCTTTTTCTCCGCGGCTGACGAAAGCGTCGCCTCTATTTTCCCCATATCTTCGGGCGTAAAATTCAAAAGTTCTTTTTCAAGCCCGGTTGCCTCTCCAGCCGCCGCGTCGCGTGCGGCTCGGCCCTTTTGCGCCTCTTCACGCGCGACGCGTTGACGTTTTTCCAATAATTCAAGAGCGGCGCTCTGCTCTGCGGCGGCCTGTGCTGCGCTTTTTTTGTCACGGAACTTTAGTTTGGAAGAGAGCGCGTTAAGGTTTTCCAGCTTTGCGCAAAGCGCGCTTTCACGTTCTGCTGCGGCTATTTCGAGTTTGCGCAGCGCAGCTAGGTCGTTTTCTTTTTCCGCCTCTTTTTGCGGTATGAGGTTTTCAAGCAGCGCGCGCCGCTCTATCCTTTTATCTTCACGCGCAATGCACTGCGCAAGTTCGCTGATTTGTTCTCCGGCAGTTTTTATTTCACGTAGCGCAAGCTCGCAGGCCTTTGAC harbors:
- the proS gene encoding proline--tRNA ligase, translating into MAKNITPKEKDYSQWYLDVIRVAEMADYAPVRGCMVVRPTGYAVWEQIQKFFDDAFKETGHVNASFPLLIPQSFLSKEAEHVEGFAPECAVVTHAGGEELEEPLIVRPTSETVIGHMYSKWVQSWRDLPILINQWCNVMRWEKRPRLFLRTSEFLWQEGHTAHASKEEAVAETLQMLEVYRRIMTDYLALPVLEGEKTEGERFPGADNTYTCETMMSDKKALQAGTSHYLGQNFAKAFEIQFQNKDGEMEFAYTTSWGVSTRLIGALIMTHSDNDGLILPPRIAPVKAVILPISTDYAKIENEIMPKAAELKAELNKALGGRFVNIDTQFHMRPGDRFFSHLQKGVPLRLELGEREFAAEKLRAVRRDTGEKLEISWADAPTVIPALLEEIQMNLYNRALEFRKANTHSAANMEEFRELLDKEGGFIEVFFAGGKEDEKAIKEATGATPRCFPIESQDERGRCFYTGKEGARKAIFAKAY
- a CDS encoding lipase family protein translates to MRIKGWSFWGLLLLLFASVIAAGGCGGSDSANAPGDLENFKVEQTITSSDWDARIQEMYAQLAASNSGANAEGWSEVFKRLGAMESVAHLTDYCDGGLSSIKLEYWTKNAKGDLVQATAALFIPNSSRTAYKAPIIAIQHPTEVMRKNSPSKMVNYPWYNITDAAQAQMHLAATIARCGYIVVLPDYLGMGDNTDVHPYCHELLADSVSDAITAAIALVKDFKGTNSALPAGWDEKKIMLMGYSEGAYASMIAAKKMQAEKKLPVTAVAALDGPYSLSGTMRGVMLTAGKEFTSPYFLPYFMNAYDAVYGASIPEVKFDFTVRNDSPKYADYPAELRKMMDGSHTDAEINSLMKDAFADYHGPSTIFSQKFLALLKDESGVVTQTMKKNNSFYNWAPLMPVKMYHHVSDDLVPRKNMDEAQAAFLAAGAAQKDIITEPFDGYVEIGSSIHEKAFLIAFLRAVYWLDNYGYGGRFKE
- a CDS encoding SbcC/MukB-like Walker B domain-containing protein; its protein translation is SKACELALREIKTAGEQISELAQCIAREDKRIERRALLENLIPQKEAEKENDLAALRKLEIAAAERESALCAKLENLNALSSKLKFRDKKSAAQAAAEQSAALELLEKRQRVAREEAQKGRAARDAAAGEATGLEKELLNFTPEDMGKIEATLSSAAEKKASASKLRDETAARLRGNRRAAASIRQAAGLAAAAEAKRALVAPLSETANGALSKKPRIMLETYVQTAYFDRIIERANLRLMIMSGAHYELKRRVEESPQRGKIGLDLDVVDHYNGSRRSVKTLSGGEAFMASLSLALGLADEIQQKTGGVRLDTLFVDEGFGSLDESSLESALKALSALSGGGRLVGIISHVAELKEKIDKQIIVTKDRDAGSSVRVYA